GTGACAATGTTCTTGTTGCTGACGTAGGCCAGGCCGTAGCCGGCGGCTTGCAGCTCGGCCAGCACCTCGGGGGCCCCGGCGAAGGGCTGCACCAGCGGCTCGCCCTCGGCGGCGTAGATGGCGCGGTAGGCGGGCACCCAGGCCGATACGTCGGCGTCGGCGCCGGCGGGGTGCAGCATGTACAGGATTTCGAGGGTGGGCAGGCCCAGCGTTACCACTTCATCAAGGGCGGCCGTGGTGGGCACCGGCGCGCGGTGCAGGCGGAATACTTGCTGGAGGCTGTGGTAAATGGCCTGGCGGGTGTCGCACAGGGTGCCGTCGTAATCGAAAAGCAACGTGGAATAGGGCATGCGCAAAGAAACGG
This genomic stretch from Hymenobacter sp. PAMC 26628 harbors:
- a CDS encoding HAD family hydrolase → MPYSTLLFDYDGTLCDTRQAIYHSLQQVFRLHRAPVPTTAALDEVVTLGLPTLEILYMLHPAGADADVSAWVPAYRAIYAAEGEPLVQPFAGAPEVLAELQAAGYGLAYVSNKNIVTLGTSLDRLDLRRYASLVVGEGSSPDRVMALKPAPDMFYEVVQPHFEGTPAAAMLMIGDTPSDLLFARSAGVPACWAAYGFGDAVTCMALGPQHHIRDVRDVLELVG